The nucleotide sequence GAGTAGTGTTTCTTAAGGATGGTTCAATAATTAAGGAAATTAGAAAGCAGGGGGATAAGACTAAGTTTTTTAGCTGTATTATGAAAACTCTTGAGGATTTGAATACTGTCAAAGAAAGTTTAAGGGAGGAAAAATAGAATATGACCTTTAGTGAAATTGCATATAAAATGTTTAAAAAAGATGCTAAAAAATATAGACTATTTATATTATGCAATGTGGCAGCAATTGCTGTTTTATATAGTTTTATATCAATAGTTTTAAATAAGCAGTTCATGAATTCTTCCATAGTTGATCCGATGATATCAAGCAATATATATGCTCCAACTTTCTTCATAGTAATGTTTGCAGGTATGTTTATTCCATATTCCCAAAGTGTATTTATGAAGGCAAGGCAAAAGGATTATGGCATTTTGTTATCAATAGGTATGACAGAAAACGAGGTTAGAAAAAGCGTCATAATAGAAAATTTAGTACTGCATGCAGTTTCATTAGTAGCTGGTCTAATGTTTGGAACAATTTTATCATTATTTTTTTTAGGTTTTATACATAGTATAATAGGAATTTCTAATATTAATGTTACTGTTTCTGTAGTGTCATATGAAATGGTAACTGTATGTGAATTAATATTATTTATTATTTCTTTAATTGTTAACTGTTATAGTATGGTTAAAAGTACTATATACGCAAAGATAAAGCATACTGAAAAAACTGAAAGTACAGGACGTTATAGTATTAAATTTATTTTTATAGGGCTAGTTATAACAATTGCAGGACTTATTCTAGTTGCTTTTTTTTATGAAAATAATGACAATATTGGTCTAATGGGTTTATTAATTTGAACAGTAGGATCAACATTGATATTTTTTAATGGAGAAGCTTTAATTGGATGCTTTGAAGGCAGGAATTATAAGAAGTACATTAGAAATATTTTTTTATTTTCAGATATGAAATATTATTATGGTAAAAATAAAAAGGTGTTTTTGGTAAGTTCATGGTTGATTTTTGTAGTAATGTTTTTTTCAGCACTTAGTTTTATTAATTATCCTAGTTCCATTAAATATGCTTATACTTATCATCCATTTCATATGGCATATGGAGATATAAAGGATGGCCTTAAACCATTAGATGATAATGAAGTTGCATCAATTGTGCATAAGAATAATAATAGTATAACACGAAGCAATACTGTTAAATTTTTAAGGAATAGAGTTTTTACAGTTTTTTCTGTTAATGATGTAAATAGAACATTAAAAACCAATTATAGAGTCAAACCGAATTTATTTATATATGTTCATCCTTATGATATAAATGACGGATATAAGAGGGAGGACATTAATATAAGAATTCCTAGTATTGATATTAACTCTGATGATGGAGTAAGAAAGTTTAAGGTTCAAGATACAATTATTAAACCATTGTTTGGTCAAATAAATTGCATATCAAATAATATAATTTTAGTTAATGAAGATGATTACAACTGGATTGCATTAAATGGAACGGATTATGTGTTTAAGGGTACATTGCACTTATATAATTTTGCTAGCTGGAGAAACTCTAATCCTATAGTAAATGAAGTAAGGAAAAGATTACTAAAAGGGAATAATAGAAGTAAGGAAGATGCTTTTTATAAAATAAGTTCAAAAGTAGAGGCATATAACACGAGCTTAAAGAGTTGTAATTTTTTAATTTTTAACCTTATATACATATGTGTTCTTTTATATTTTTCTGTTTTTATAATGATTCATTATAAATTGATGATGGAATATAAAGATGATCAAATGAGATATTTCAGCCTTTATAAGATTGGAATAGATGAAATAGAGATAAAAAGAATAGTAAAACAAAAAATACTTATGACATATTTTATACCATTTATATATGCGGTTATAATCAATATTCCCTTTAGCTATTATGTTTTCAATTCACATATACATAGTGGTTTAGAAAATCCAATCATAATAACTACGTCAATTGCTTTTTTTATAATACATCTTGTTATGTGTAAATTATATACAAATGTATATTATAAAAGAATTATTTCAGAATTACCTTAAGAAGATAATTTAATAAAACAAGGTATTTACATTTTAGGAATAGTACATAATTATAAATAGATTTCATCCAAAATTGTAACAAATATTACGGTTAACTTTTTCTCAAAAAGTAAGATAATAATAGATAGGAAGTAATACAGATCTTAAAATAAAACACAACTAAAGATAAGTCATTTTGGAGGGAGAATTATTTATGTTTGTATGGAAGGACGAATTTGAGTTAGGGATTGATAAAATTGACAATGAGCACAGAAAACTTTTTGAAATAGCTAATAAAGGATATGAGCTTTTAAAAAATGAGTTTTATGTGGACAAGTACGACAAAATAATGGATATAATAGTAGAATTAAAGGAGTATGCTGAATTCCATTTTTCAGAGGAAGAAGATTACCTTGCAAGTATAGGGTATAAGAAGTTGTTTACCCATAAGCTTGAACACGATTCATTTATAAAAAAGGTTGAAAGTTTTAATATTAAAGAAATTGACTATGATCAAGATAAATATATACAAGAAATGCTGGATTTTGTTGTTACTTGGATCAAAGAACATATATTAGAAAAGGATAGAGAATATATAGATTAAGTATAGTAAGTGCTGCCTTAAAGTTAATAAAGGCAGCACTTATTTTATACTAAAAGAATTTAAAATAAGCCATTTAATGCTTTATTGTCCGTTTTTACAATTGATTTTATACTGCTATAAGGTATTTTTAGCTCAGCATGATCCCCAGCAGCATGAGTTATACCGATACTAATAACAAGACCATCCTTTGTCAGATAACTAAAGGCACTTGAAGGATTTTCTTGACCAATTGGATTATCTGATTTTTCAAATGCTGTTTGTAAATAGCTATCATTATAAGTACTTATCTCTTTAGATATGGTTTGCGAATCAATAGAACTGTTATAAGGAATATAAGCTCCTTTTCTAAAAGTATTTATAAGTGTTTGATTTATTGAAAACATTCCTTGCAAGTTCATTGTTTTTGCATTATTTATATCTATGTTTGTAGTATACAATTCATTATTAGGATGAGCACTGCCTTTCATATTAGAAGATCCTAAATATCTAATACTTAATATATTTGAGTTCTGTAATTCTACAGTGTAATTAACGTTTAAAGTTAAGTTTTCTATAGGTTCATTATAATTTGGTAGAGTTTTAGTTTTAATTGCTTGCGTTAAATTAAAGCCGTTTATCACAGAATCTTTAATTAAATTATTTATTGCTAATTGTTTGTTATTATCGCCTAAATTAGATATCTGCGGATAATTAATTTTTATGTTAGCAATTGTATAGGTATTTTGAGCTATGCTGTACATACTACTAGGTTTATTTGTTGGAGCTGGAGTACTTGAAGTAGCTTTATTATTTGGAGTATTGCTATTTGTAGTTTTGCTAGTACTTTTAGTATTATTTTCACTTGATGAATTTATGTTTTCTGATTGCTTTGGATCTTTTGCTGTACTAGTATTTGGAGCTTTAGCTGTACTTACCTTTGATTGTTTTGAAGGTGTTTTTGATTGATCATTGCTTTGGCTATTGCTGCAACCTGCCATAATAAAAATACTGGCACCGATTAATGTTGTTAATAATATTTTTTTATTCATAATTTATAAAACCTCCGATTATGGATTTAAGTACTATTGCATGATAAATTATACATCCGTTGTGATCTAAAATTCAATGG is from Clostridium acetobutylicum ATCC 824 and encodes:
- a CDS encoding PdaC/SigV domain-containing protein codes for the protein MNKKILLTTLIGASIFIMAGCSNSQSNDQSKTPSKQSKVSTAKAPNTSTAKDPKQSENINSSSENNTKSTSKTTNSNTPNNKATSSTPAPTNKPSSMYSIAQNTYTIANIKINYPQISNLGDNNKQLAINNLIKDSVINGFNLTQAIKTKTLPNYNEPIENLTLNVNYTVELQNSNILSIRYLGSSNMKGSAHPNNELYTTNIDINNAKTMNLQGMFSINQTLINTFRKGAYIPYNSSIDSQTISKEISTYNDSYLQTAFEKSDNPIGQENPSSAFSYLTKDGLVISIGITHAAGDHAELKIPYSSIKSIVKTDNKALNGLF
- a CDS encoding bacteriohemerythrin, which translates into the protein MFVWKDEFELGIDKIDNEHRKLFEIANKGYELLKNEFYVDKYDKIMDIIVELKEYAEFHFSEEEDYLASIGYKKLFTHKLEHDSFIKKVESFNIKEIDYDQDKYIQEMLDFVVTWIKEHILEKDREYID
- a CDS encoding FtsX-like permease family protein; this encodes MTFSEIAYKMFKKDAKKYRLFILCNVAAIAVLYSFISIVLNKQFMNSSIVDPMISSNIYAPTFFIVMFAGMFIPYSQSVFMKARQKDYGILLSIGMTENEVRKSVIIENLVLHAVSLVAGLMFGTILSLFFLGFIHSIIGISNINVTVSVVSYEMVTVCELILFIISLIVNCYSMVKSTIYAKIKHTEKTESTGRYSIKFIFIGLVITIAGLILVAFFYENNDNIGLMGLLI
- a CDS encoding ABC transporter permease, which gives rise to MIFFNGEALIGCFEGRNYKKYIRNIFLFSDMKYYYGKNKKVFLVSSWLIFVVMFFSALSFINYPSSIKYAYTYHPFHMAYGDIKDGLKPLDDNEVASIVHKNNNSITRSNTVKFLRNRVFTVFSVNDVNRTLKTNYRVKPNLFIYVHPYDINDGYKREDINIRIPSIDINSDDGVRKFKVQDTIIKPLFGQINCISNNIILVNEDDYNWIALNGTDYVFKGTLHLYNFASWRNSNPIVNEVRKRLLKGNNRSKEDAFYKISSKVEAYNTSLKSCNFLIFNLIYICVLLYFSVFIMIHYKLMMEYKDDQMRYFSLYKIGIDEIEIKRIVKQKILMTYFIPFIYAVIINIPFSYYVFNSHIHSGLENPIIITTSIAFFIIHLVMCKLYTNVYYKRIISELP